CACCGATATCTATCACACAAGCCCCTAATTCTCTTTCAGTAGGCGTTAAAATAGAACGATAGTTGTATGCGTCTGAGTAAACATCTAAAACATCTACACCGCTTGCCTCTACACACTTAATCATGTTAATCAATAACGTTTGTGGCACAGCAATCACGCCTGCATCTACTTCTAAAGAGTGTCTTGCAACAAGTTCTTTAGGATCTGTTACCTCATTGTTCCCATCCACTACAAATTTCAATGGGAACGTGTTGATAACCTCTGTATTCGGTTCAACATTTTTCTCACGGATGCCTTCTAAAACATTTTCAATATGAGTTCCTTTGATTTCGGTATCTTCATGAAATTCTAATGCGTTAGATTCATCAAAAACCTCTGTTCCTACAATCGGCAATTTAAGGAAGACTTCTTTAATATCTACACCTGATGCAATGGATGCTTTTTTAATCGTATCTTTAATTGCCTGCTTGGCAATATCAAAATCATCAATCAATCCATTTTTAATGCCACTCGTGTAGGTTTGCCCTGTACCTATCACATTAATACCATTATGAAATTTTTCACCAACGATTACCTTAACGCTTGATGAGCCTATATCTACGCTCACATAATAATGCTCTTCCATAGATAGGCACCTCCTGACATAATTCTTATTCACACTATAAACAGTTTACAATAACACACTTTCAATGTGAACTATAAACACGCTGTTTTTAAAACTTTTTTGACTTTTTATTCTTTTTCGTTCTCTTTAATTTTATTTAATGCTTTTTGTAAATCATCTTTTGCTTTATCCTCAGTAGCAGTACCCGATTGAAGCTCTTGTGAACTTGCCGATCCATTATCATGATTCTTTTCATTCGCATAAGGAATAAATGTTGCACCTACTGATAAATCAATATAACCTGATTTTTTTAATTTTCCAGATTCGTCTTTTTCTAATGCTTGCGACATACTTGGATAATATTCTAATTTTTTAGCAATGGTTGTTGTTTTTCCTAACACTTCAATCCCATCTCTCATATATAGTCTTATGAGATTAGGTTGATCTTTCTCGGGTGCATAATTGATTTCTGAAATTTGTGCACGTGTCGTTTGATCCATTTTCTGTAATGCTTCTACCATTTTACGTTTTTCTGATCCTTTAAATCCATTTAAAAACGGCACTTCATTAGGCACAGTTCCTTTAAAATCTTTTAACACTTTCCCAGTTTCTATAATGGGCACAATTTTATCTTTTTCTTGAGTTACCCCAACGATATCATGTTCATGAACATCGACAATGATTGCGTTGGGAAAGGCTTTATGAATTTCGATGGATTGAATGAGCGGATTTTTTTCTAATCGCTCTATGGCAGCTTTTGAGTCATATGAATATATTCTAGGTTGATTATTAATTTGCAATTCTTTTTTGATATCATTTTTGGATACAAAATGTGTCCCGTTTACTTCAGCATCATGCACCTTACTTACCGGTGTAAACATAAACAATGCAATACATACAACAATGATAACTAAACCTAATACTAAATTAAGTTGAAATCGACGTCTTTTAATTAATTGTTTGCGTCGTTTTTCTTTAATATATTCATTATCTATTTTTCTAACAGGTTCACTCATTTATGTCACACCCTTTAATGTGATGGTAAATGTTTACGAAACGCATTGATAAACACTTCACCACGTTGCTCAAATGTGTCATATTGATCCCAGCTTGCACACGCTGGAGATAACAACACAACGTCATTAGGCTCGATAATGTTTTGAACTAAGTCAACTGCTTCAGCTACATCTTTCGCTGTTAAAACATATTTACCTTGGCTTTCACCTAGCTTAACAAATTTATTTTGGGTCTCTCCAAACGTAATCATAACACGAACATTCGACATATAAGGAATGAGCTCATCAAACTGATTCCCCCTATCAAGACCTCCGCACAACCATATAATTGGTTGTTTAAAAGAATTCAACGCAAATTGTGTCGCTAACGTATTTGTTGCTTTTGAATCATTGTA
The sequence above is a segment of the Staphylococcus hyicus genome. Coding sequences within it:
- a CDS encoding cell division protein FtsQ/DivIB; this encodes MSEPVRKIDNEYIKEKRRKQLIKRRRFQLNLVLGLVIIVVCIALFMFTPVSKVHDAEVNGTHFVSKNDIKKELQINNQPRIYSYDSKAAIERLEKNPLIQSIEIHKAFPNAIIVDVHEHDIVGVTQEKDKIVPIIETGKVLKDFKGTVPNEVPFLNGFKGSEKRKMVEALQKMDQTTRAQISEINYAPEKDQPNLIRLYMRDGIEVLGKTTTIAKKLEYYPSMSQALEKDESGKLKKSGYIDLSVGATFIPYANEKNHDNGSASSQELQSGTATEDKAKDDLQKALNKIKENEKE